One window from the genome of Acinetobacter sp. LoGeW2-3 encodes:
- a CDS encoding GNAT family N-acetyltransferase, with amino-acid sequence MIREGKVQDIPQIVHVVHDSIRTCVLDHQREEPRIQTWLEAFTHSTLIVEMLYNDCWVYTVHDRVVGFLMVSDQGEIRMHYVSSGMQRMGYGTQLFYHMLDALTPKKIDRLEIETTRTALPYYTKLGFQNTSLQMQDEPALRLFKALPSSTYSQF; translated from the coding sequence ATGATTCGTGAAGGAAAGGTTCAGGATATTCCGCAAATTGTACATGTGGTTCATGACAGTATTCGCACTTGTGTGCTGGATCATCAACGTGAGGAACCCCGTATACAAACCTGGCTAGAAGCATTTACTCATTCCACCTTAATTGTGGAAATGCTGTATAACGACTGCTGGGTGTATACCGTACATGACAGAGTGGTGGGCTTTCTAATGGTCAGTGATCAGGGAGAAATCCGCATGCACTATGTGAGTAGTGGTATGCAGCGCATGGGCTATGGCACCCAGTTGTTCTATCACATGCTGGATGCTCTTACGCCTAAGAAAATTGACCGCCTGGAAATTGAAACTACACGAACTGCCTTGCCCTACTATACTAAACTTGGTTTTCAGAACACTTCTCTACAGATGCAGGATGAACCTGCGCTTCGCCTGTTCAAAGCTTTACCCTCTAGTACCTATTCCCAGTTCTGA
- a CDS encoding efflux RND transporter permease subunit, with product MAQFFIHRPIFAWVIALVIMLAGILTISKMPIAQYPTIAPPTVTVSATYPGASAETVENTVTQIIEQQMNGLDGLRYISSNSAGNGQASIALNFEQGIDPNIAQVQVQNKLQSATALLPEDVQRQGVRVTKSGASFLQVVAFYSPDESLTADDIKDYVNSNISEPLSRVPGVGEVQVFGGSYAMRIWLDPAKMANLQVTPSDVAQAIRTQNAQVAVGQLGGAPQIEGQVLNATVTAQSLLQTPEQFKNIFLRNTNSGAQVRLGDVARIELGADNYQFVSKFQGKPAGGVAIRLATGANALDTAEAVEARLKELRQNYPQGMKDELAFDTTPFIKLSIESVVHTLVEAVVLVFLVMFLFLQNWRATLIPTMAVPVVVLGTFAIINIFGFSINTLTMFAMVLAIGLLVDDAIVVVENVERVMTEEHLDPVAATEKSMKQISGALIGITSVLSAVFVPMAFFGGTTGVIYRQFSITLVTAMVLSLVVALTFTPALCATILKQHDPNKAPSNSPAARFFRWFNTSFDKVAVKYQGGVNFMTHHKIISGVIYAVVIGIIVALFVRLPSSFLPDEDQGVVMTLVQLPPNATLERTGKTIDAMNNFFLNQEKDSVESVFSVAGFSFTGVGQNAGLAFIKLKDWEERTTPESQIGAIIGRGMALNMIVKDATYIMPLQLPAMPELGVSAGFNMQLKDASGGGHEKLLAARNAVLGMAAQDKRLMGVRPNGQEDTPQYKIIVDQAQAGAAGVSISEINSTMSIAWGGSYVNDFLDRGRVKKVYVQGQSDSRMMPEDLNKWYVRNNQGQMVPFSTFATGEWVYGSPRLERYNGVSSMNIQGTPAPGVSSGAAMQAMEEIIAKLPSMGLQGFDFEWTGLSLEERESGAQAPFLYALSLLIVFLCLAALYESWSIPFSVLLVVPLGIVGALTLTFLGMIIKGDPNLSNNIYFQVAIIAVIGLAAKNAILIVEFAKELQEQGEELFEATMHAAKMRLRPIIMTTLAFGFGVLPLALSSGAGAGSQHSVGYGVLGGVISSTLLGIFFIPVFYVWIRTVFKYKPKQQNKQEQTS from the coding sequence ATGGCTCAATTCTTTATTCATCGTCCCATCTTTGCATGGGTGATTGCACTGGTGATCATGCTGGCAGGTATTTTGACGATTAGCAAAATGCCAATTGCCCAGTATCCAACCATTGCACCGCCTACGGTAACAGTTTCTGCGACTTATCCAGGTGCATCTGCTGAAACGGTTGAAAATACCGTGACTCAGATCATCGAGCAGCAAATGAATGGTCTGGATGGTCTGCGTTATATCTCATCTAACAGTGCGGGTAACGGTCAGGCTTCTATTGCCTTGAACTTCGAACAAGGGATCGATCCAAACATCGCCCAGGTTCAGGTACAAAACAAATTACAGTCTGCAACTGCCCTTCTGCCTGAAGATGTACAGCGTCAAGGTGTGCGTGTCACCAAATCAGGTGCCAGCTTCCTGCAAGTTGTTGCATTCTATTCACCAGATGAAAGCCTGACTGCAGACGACATTAAAGACTATGTCAACTCAAATATTTCAGAACCGCTCAGCCGTGTTCCGGGTGTAGGTGAAGTTCAGGTCTTTGGTGGTTCTTATGCCATGCGTATCTGGCTGGATCCTGCCAAAATGGCAAACCTGCAAGTAACACCGAGTGATGTTGCTCAGGCGATTCGTACCCAGAACGCGCAGGTTGCAGTGGGTCAATTAGGTGGTGCGCCACAGATTGAAGGTCAAGTGCTAAATGCAACTGTGACTGCACAAAGCCTGTTGCAGACACCAGAACAGTTCAAAAATATCTTCCTAAGAAACACCAATAGTGGTGCACAAGTCCGTTTGGGCGATGTAGCACGTATTGAACTGGGTGCGGACAACTATCAGTTCGTATCCAAGTTCCAGGGTAAACCTGCTGGTGGTGTGGCGATCCGTTTGGCGACTGGTGCCAATGCACTGGATACTGCAGAAGCAGTAGAAGCACGTTTAAAAGAACTGCGTCAAAACTATCCTCAAGGGATGAAAGATGAACTGGCATTTGATACAACGCCATTCATTAAGTTATCGATTGAATCGGTAGTACATACCCTGGTTGAAGCAGTAGTGCTAGTATTCCTGGTAATGTTCTTGTTCTTGCAGAACTGGCGCGCAACCCTGATTCCAACCATGGCGGTTCCTGTCGTGGTATTGGGTACTTTTGCCATCATTAACATCTTCGGCTTCTCGATTAACACCTTGACCATGTTCGCAATGGTATTGGCGATTGGTCTGTTAGTGGATGACGCGATCGTTGTCGTGGAAAACGTCGAGCGTGTGATGACGGAAGAGCATCTAGACCCTGTCGCAGCGACCGAAAAGTCGATGAAACAGATTTCTGGTGCACTAATCGGTATTACCTCCGTCCTGTCTGCGGTATTCGTACCAATGGCATTCTTCGGCGGTACAACCGGTGTTATTTACCGTCAATTCTCGATTACGCTTGTGACTGCAATGGTATTGTCACTGGTTGTGGCATTAACCTTCACCCCTGCCCTGTGTGCCACCATTCTGAAACAGCATGATCCTAACAAGGCACCAAGCAACAGCCCTGCAGCACGCTTCTTCCGCTGGTTTAACACAAGCTTTGACAAGGTTGCTGTGAAATACCAGGGTGGCGTGAACTTCATGACGCACCATAAGATTATTTCTGGTGTGATCTATGCAGTTGTGATCGGTATTATTGTGGCCCTGTTTGTCCGCTTACCTTCTTCATTCTTACCGGATGAAGACCAAGGTGTCGTGATGACACTGGTGCAGTTACCACCAAATGCAACCTTGGAACGTACTGGCAAAACTATTGATGCGATGAACAACTTCTTCCTGAATCAGGAAAAGGACAGTGTCGAATCCGTGTTCAGTGTTGCTGGCTTCTCGTTCACGGGTGTTGGTCAAAACGCTGGTCTGGCTTTCATCAAATTGAAAGACTGGGAAGAGCGTACAACGCCTGAATCACAAATCGGTGCCATTATCGGTCGTGGTATGGCACTCAACATGATCGTGAAAGATGCTACTTACATCATGCCACTGCAACTTCCTGCAATGCCTGAACTGGGTGTTTCTGCCGGATTCAACATGCAGTTAAAAGATGCAAGCGGCGGTGGTCATGAAAAATTACTGGCTGCACGTAATGCTGTACTCGGTATGGCTGCACAAGACAAACGCCTGATGGGTGTGCGTCCAAATGGTCAGGAAGATACACCACAGTACAAAATTATTGTGGACCAAGCTCAAGCTGGTGCTGCAGGTGTAAGTATCTCTGAAATCAACAGCACCATGAGCATTGCCTGGGGTGGTTCATATGTGAACGACTTCCTGGATCGTGGTCGGGTGAAAAAAGTGTATGTTCAGGGCCAATCTGATTCTCGTATGATGCCGGAAGACCTGAACAAGTGGTATGTACGTAATAACCAGGGTCAAATGGTTCCATTCTCCACCTTCGCAACTGGCGAATGGGTATATGGTTCACCTCGTCTTGAGCGTTATAACGGCGTATCATCAATGAACATTCAGGGTACTCCAGCGCCAGGTGTCAGCTCAGGTGCTGCTATGCAGGCGATGGAAGAAATCATTGCAAAACTGCCTTCTATGGGCTTGCAAGGTTTCGACTTCGAATGGACTGGTCTGTCTCTGGAAGAGCGTGAATCTGGTGCTCAAGCACCGTTCCTATATGCCCTTTCACTGTTGATCGTATTCCTGTGTCTTGCTGCATTGTATGAAAGCTGGTCAATTCCGTTCTCAGTACTGCTGGTAGTTCCATTGGGTATTGTTGGTGCATTGACGTTGACTTTCCTGGGTATGATCATCAAAGGTGATCCGAACCTGTCCAACAACATTTACTTCCAGGTGGCAATTATTGCCGTGATTGGTTTGGCTGCGAAGAATGCGATCTTAATCGTAGAGTTCGCGAAAGAACTTCAGGAACAAGGTGAAGAACTGTTTGAAGCAACAATGCATGCTGCAAAAATGCGTTTGCGTCCAATCATCATGACCACTTTGGCCTTCGGTTTTGGTGTACTTCCACTTGCCCTGTCTTCAGGCGCCGGTGCAGGTAGCCAGCACTCGGTAGGTTATGGTGTACTGGGTGGTGTGATCAGTTCAACACTGTTGGGTATCTTCTTTATTCCAGTCTTCTATGTCTGGATCCGGACGGTCTTCAAGTACAAACCAAAACAACAAAATAAACAGGAGCAAACCTCGTGA
- the adeK gene encoding multidrug efflux RND transporter AdeIJK outer membrane channel subunit AdeK, whose protein sequence is MHKVWSVSGRGIAVSALALALTACQSMRGPEPVAQADIPQSYIGSASGTSVAEQGYKDFFADQRLVQVIDLALNNNRDLRTAALNIQRAQQAYQITENNQLPTIGASGSVLRQDTMSTQSRGATTTYNVGLGVTAYELDFWGRVRSLKDNALDTYLATASARDATQISLISQVAQAWLNYSFANANLKLANQTLQTQLESFNLNKKRFDVGIDSEVPVRQAQISVETARNDVANYKTQVAQAQNLLNLLVGQAVPTNLLPADRVTRITTASALGSGLPSDLLVNRPDIRTAEYQLSAAGANIGAARARLFPTISLTGSAGYASTDLSNLFKSGSFVWSLGPSLDIPIFDWGTRKANIKISETDQQIALSDYEKSIQSAFREVNDALAVRQNIGDRLAAQRRLVDATNTTYRLSNARFRAGIDSYLTVLDAQRTSYAAEQGLLLLEQANLNNQVELYKSLGGGLKTNTTDTIQYPPSTAERKQANQQ, encoded by the coding sequence ATGCATAAAGTATGGTCTGTTTCAGGTCGTGGCATTGCGGTTTCTGCACTTGCGCTTGCTTTGACAGCTTGTCAAAGCATGCGTGGCCCAGAGCCCGTGGCACAAGCCGACATTCCGCAAAGCTATATCGGTTCTGCCTCAGGCACTTCCGTTGCTGAGCAAGGTTATAAAGATTTTTTTGCTGATCAACGCTTGGTTCAAGTTATTGATTTAGCTTTAAACAATAACCGCGATTTACGTACTGCAGCGCTGAATATTCAGCGCGCGCAGCAAGCGTACCAGATCACTGAAAACAATCAGCTTCCAACCATTGGTGCCAGTGGCAGCGTATTGCGTCAGGACACCATGAGCACACAGAGCCGTGGTGCAACGACGACCTATAATGTCGGTCTAGGTGTGACTGCCTACGAACTGGACTTCTGGGGTCGCGTACGCAGTTTGAAAGATAATGCTCTAGACACTTATCTGGCAACTGCGAGTGCGCGTGATGCAACGCAAATCTCGCTGATCAGCCAAGTGGCTCAGGCATGGTTGAATTATTCATTCGCCAATGCCAACTTGAAGCTTGCCAATCAAACCCTGCAAACGCAGCTTGAGTCTTTTAACCTCAACAAAAAACGTTTCGATGTGGGTATCGACAGTGAAGTTCCTGTTCGTCAGGCACAAATCTCTGTAGAAACTGCACGTAATGATGTTGCGAACTACAAGACTCAGGTGGCACAGGCACAAAACCTGTTAAATCTGCTTGTCGGGCAAGCTGTACCGACAAATTTATTGCCAGCTGATCGTGTGACCCGGATTACTACGGCATCCGCTTTAGGTTCAGGTCTTCCAAGTGACCTGCTCGTTAACCGTCCAGACATCCGTACTGCGGAATATCAACTGTCTGCTGCAGGTGCCAACATTGGTGCTGCACGTGCTCGTTTGTTCCCAACCATCAGCCTGACTGGTTCTGCTGGTTATGCATCAACTGACCTAAGCAACCTGTTTAAATCAGGTAGTTTCGTTTGGTCGCTTGGTCCTAGCTTAGATATTCCAATCTTTGATTGGGGTACACGTAAAGCCAATATCAAAATTTCAGAAACAGACCAGCAAATTGCATTGTCTGATTATGAAAAATCGATTCAGTCTGCTTTCCGTGAAGTGAACGATGCCCTTGCAGTGCGTCAGAACATCGGTGACCGTTTAGCGGCTCAACGTCGTCTGGTTGATGCAACTAATACTACCTATCGCCTGTCGAATGCCCGCTTCCGCGCAGGGATCGACAGCTACTTAACCGTATTGGATGCACAGCGTACCTCGTATGCGGCAGAACAAGGTCTGTTATTGCTTGAACAGGCAAACCTGAACAACCAAGTGGAATTGTACAAATCTTTAGGTGGCGGTTTAAAAACCAATACTACAGATACGATTCAATACCCACCATCTACCGCTGAACGCAAACAGGCAAATCAGCAGTAA
- a CDS encoding YbjQ family protein, producing the protein MLLSNLESVPGHVISRQIDVVYGSTVRSKHVGRDLLAGLKNIVGGELTAYTELLEESRQEAMNRMIEKARQMGANAIVGIRFSTSNIAQGASELFVYGTAVVVEPNVPKLPDPFPSAG; encoded by the coding sequence ATGCTACTCAGTAATTTGGAATCCGTCCCGGGACATGTCATTAGCCGTCAAATTGATGTGGTCTATGGCAGTACCGTGCGTAGTAAACATGTTGGTCGCGACTTACTGGCAGGTTTGAAAAATATTGTCGGAGGTGAACTGACCGCCTATACCGAATTGTTAGAAGAATCCCGTCAAGAAGCCATGAACCGTATGATTGAGAAAGCACGCCAGATGGGTGCTAATGCGATTGTCGGTATCCGTTTTTCCACTTCCAATATTGCACAAGGTGCATCCGAATTGTTTGTCTATGGCACAGCAGTTGTGGTGGAACCGAATGTTCCCAAACTTCCTGATCCCTTCCCTTCAGCAGGTTAA
- a CDS encoding MFS transporter — translation MDAHPRLTRADKRTLGLSSLGGALEFYDFVIYVFYAKLISELFFPSTLSPFWAMLNTYGIFAAGYFFRPLGGVVMAHFGDLIGRKRLFSLSILLMALPTLMIGVMPTFESIGYAAPILLLLMRVLQGIAIGGEIPAAWTFVSEHVPERRIGIANGVLTAGLSLGILLGALMSLFISLQFSEAEIKDWAWRIPFILGGIFGFVALYLRSYLKETPVFKAMQAKKELAKELPVKQVLAKHKTGVVIGMLFTWFLTGCVVVLILAMPNLLVGAFGFERADAFRMQSAAIVMQMVGCILAGVLADRFGAGRVILFGSLLVAAMAGIFYNSLGHVAPSTVFMLYMLLGLSSGTVGMVSYSMVKMFPAQIRFTGISFSYNLAYAIAGGITLPLVQWLSLYSNIGAMYYVWTVCLVTLFTALIYRSKFEKAAS, via the coding sequence ATGGATGCACATCCGCGCCTGACACGAGCAGATAAACGTACCCTTGGACTTTCATCACTGGGCGGCGCGCTCGAGTTTTATGATTTCGTCATCTATGTGTTTTATGCCAAGCTCATTTCTGAGCTTTTCTTCCCAAGCACTCTCAGTCCTTTCTGGGCTATGCTGAATACCTATGGCATCTTTGCAGCCGGTTATTTCTTCCGTCCATTGGGTGGTGTGGTGATGGCTCACTTTGGTGATCTGATTGGACGAAAACGCCTGTTTAGTTTGTCGATCCTGTTAATGGCGCTTCCAACCCTAATGATTGGTGTAATGCCGACCTTTGAAAGCATTGGCTATGCTGCGCCAATTCTTTTACTGTTAATGCGTGTGTTACAAGGCATTGCCATTGGTGGTGAAATTCCAGCGGCCTGGACCTTTGTTTCTGAGCATGTGCCTGAACGTCGTATCGGGATTGCCAATGGTGTACTCACCGCAGGTCTATCCCTCGGGATTCTGCTAGGTGCGCTGATGTCACTCTTCATTTCCCTACAGTTTTCTGAAGCCGAAATTAAAGATTGGGCATGGCGTATTCCCTTTATCCTCGGGGGTATTTTTGGTTTCGTGGCGCTGTACTTACGGAGTTACCTAAAAGAAACGCCCGTATTTAAAGCCATGCAGGCGAAAAAGGAACTGGCAAAAGAATTACCGGTAAAACAGGTTCTGGCAAAGCATAAAACCGGTGTGGTAATCGGGATGCTATTTACTTGGTTCTTAACAGGTTGCGTAGTGGTACTGATTCTAGCCATGCCAAACCTGCTCGTTGGTGCCTTTGGTTTTGAACGTGCTGATGCCTTTAGAATGCAAAGTGCCGCGATCGTAATGCAAATGGTCGGCTGTATATTGGCGGGCGTGCTGGCCGATCGTTTTGGTGCTGGCCGCGTAATTCTGTTTGGTTCTCTTTTGGTTGCAGCAATGGCTGGCATTTTCTATAACAGCCTGGGGCATGTCGCTCCATCAACCGTGTTTATGCTGTACATGCTGTTGGGCTTAAGCTCGGGTACAGTTGGCATGGTGTCTTATAGCATGGTGAAAATGTTCCCGGCGCAGATCCGCTTTACCGGTATTTCGTTCTCTTATAACCTGGCGTATGCGATTGCCGGCGGGATTACCCTACCACTAGTACAATGGCTCAGCCTGTATAGCAATATTGGTGCAATGTACTATGTCTGGACCGTATGTCTGGTGACTCTGTTCACTGCCCTGATTTACAGAAGTAAATTTGAAAAAGCAGCAAGCTGA
- a CDS encoding YbjQ family protein, translating to MDNLIFQFVVFAILFSVGFGFGRYYEQKHLKELAEQETRLAHIVLDTHRFATSEFEGQLISSNVVISHDYFKYVIANIQNLLGGRLISYESIVERARREAIVRLKREAQKIGATQIMGLRLSTTELGMQGGMVEVFAYGTAIKKLRS from the coding sequence ATGGATAACCTGATTTTTCAGTTTGTCGTATTTGCCATTCTGTTCTCGGTCGGTTTTGGCTTTGGCCGTTATTATGAACAGAAGCACCTAAAAGAGCTGGCTGAACAGGAAACACGACTTGCCCATATTGTTTTGGATACGCATCGTTTTGCCACGTCAGAATTTGAAGGACAGCTGATTAGCTCGAATGTGGTAATTTCCCATGATTATTTTAAATATGTGATCGCCAATATTCAGAACCTCTTGGGTGGACGTCTGATCAGCTATGAAAGTATTGTAGAGCGGGCACGTCGGGAAGCTATAGTTCGCTTAAAGCGTGAAGCTCAGAAAATCGGTGCCACTCAGATTATGGGATTGCGCTTAAGTACCACGGAACTTGGCATGCAAGGTGGCATGGTTGAAGTATTTGCCTATGGCACAGCGATTAAAAAGCTTAGGTCCTAG
- a CDS encoding DUF2505 family protein has protein sequence MAHQFTVKANINGISIDEFKRLVSDISMHEAVCRRIPAQNMEILVSEKQGEIYTLKRAYNLDVNIPDIAKKLLRDAFRLQRTDISNLEHLTSTVELGANLPIEATCQRAVKGDERQIEFQLDWTVKVKVPLVGGMLEKHAEGEIRKFSQIEIGIIEDEIRKSLTA, from the coding sequence ATGGCACATCAATTTACTGTAAAGGCAAATATCAATGGTATTTCTATTGATGAATTCAAGCGTCTGGTCAGTGATATCAGTATGCACGAAGCGGTCTGCCGCCGTATTCCAGCACAGAACATGGAGATTCTGGTCTCTGAGAAACAGGGTGAAATCTATACCCTGAAACGTGCATATAACTTGGACGTGAATATTCCAGATATTGCAAAAAAACTGTTACGTGATGCTTTCCGCCTGCAACGTACTGACATCAGTAATCTGGAACATTTGACGTCGACAGTTGAGCTGGGCGCAAACCTGCCAATCGAAGCGACTTGCCAACGTGCAGTAAAGGGCGATGAACGCCAGATTGAATTCCAGCTGGACTGGACGGTGAAAGTCAAAGTGCCATTAGTGGGTGGCATGCTGGAAAAGCATGCAGAAGGCGAAATCCGCAAATTTAGCCAGATTGAAATCGGTATTATTGAAGATGAAATTCGTAAAAGTCTGACAGCTTAA
- the def gene encoding peptide deformylase, with amino-acid sequence MTVLTVAKQGEAILGLVATTVADSEFGSEWLYQLNKAMMDTMLDRQGVGIAAPQVYISKRVIIVASRPNLRYPDAPFMEPVSMVNPEILHASETQVQEEEGCLSVPDQRGKVARAQDIWVRYYTMEGAQVDAEFSGFAARIVQHEIDHLNGILFTERL; translated from the coding sequence ATGACTGTATTAACAGTTGCCAAGCAAGGTGAGGCGATTTTAGGGCTTGTCGCGACTACTGTAGCAGACTCTGAATTTGGCAGTGAGTGGTTATATCAGCTGAATAAAGCCATGATGGACACTATGCTGGATCGTCAAGGTGTCGGTATTGCAGCACCGCAAGTGTATATCTCTAAGCGGGTGATTATCGTCGCTTCACGTCCGAACTTACGTTATCCCGATGCGCCATTTATGGAACCAGTAAGCATGGTCAATCCCGAAATTTTGCATGCTTCTGAAACACAGGTTCAGGAGGAAGAAGGTTGCTTAAGTGTGCCGGATCAACGTGGTAAAGTTGCTCGTGCACAGGACATCTGGGTACGTTATTACACTATGGAAGGCGCACAAGTCGATGCTGAATTTAGTGGCTTTGCTGCACGGATCGTACAGCATGAAATTGACCACCTGAATGGGATTTTATTTACCGAAAGACTATAA
- a CDS encoding efflux RND transporter periplasmic adaptor subunit, which translates to MMSAKLWAPALTACALATSIALVGCSKDPKEGQPAGAQQQMPPTEVGVLVAQPQSVEQSVELSGRTTAFEISEVRPQATGVVLKRLFSEGSYVREGQALYEIDSSTNRATVDNARAAIARAEANLGVLRVKEGRYRQLVGTNAISKQEYDDIVAQVKLAEADLNANRATLRNAEINLGYSTVRAPISGQTNRSSITAGALVTANQPDPLVTIQRLDPIYVDINQSSAELLRLRQQLSKGDLNSSNNTRVKLKLEDGSVYPVEGRLAFSDASVNPETGTVTLRAVFPNKNHLLLPGMFATAQIVQGEVPNAYLIPQAALTRTPTGQAVAMLVNAKGQVESRNVTTVGSQGQNWIVTEGLNPGDKVIVDGIAKVKPEQQVVAKPYQPQAAAPQGAAQPAAQQPGAAKKADDAKEQSEQKPAAKA; encoded by the coding sequence ATGATGTCTGCAAAGCTTTGGGCACCTGCCCTGACTGCTTGCGCATTAGCAACAAGTATCGCGCTTGTTGGTTGTAGCAAAGATCCGAAAGAGGGCCAGCCAGCTGGTGCTCAACAGCAAATGCCACCGACTGAAGTTGGTGTGCTGGTTGCACAGCCACAAAGCGTTGAGCAGTCTGTTGAACTCTCAGGTCGCACAACAGCATTTGAGATTTCAGAAGTACGCCCACAGGCGACTGGCGTAGTGCTAAAACGCTTATTCAGCGAAGGCAGCTATGTCCGTGAAGGTCAGGCACTGTATGAAATCGATTCGAGTACTAACCGTGCTACAGTTGATAATGCTCGTGCAGCAATTGCACGTGCTGAAGCAAACCTGGGCGTGTTGCGTGTTAAAGAAGGTCGCTACCGTCAATTGGTGGGCACAAATGCGATTTCTAAACAGGAATATGACGACATCGTAGCGCAGGTAAAACTGGCGGAAGCCGACCTGAATGCGAACCGTGCAACCCTGCGTAATGCTGAAATCAACTTAGGCTATTCAACTGTACGTGCACCGATTTCTGGTCAGACCAACCGTTCTTCGATCACAGCCGGTGCTTTAGTGACTGCAAACCAACCAGATCCGTTAGTGACAATTCAACGTCTAGATCCGATCTATGTAGACATTAACCAGTCAAGTGCTGAATTGCTGCGTCTTCGTCAGCAGTTGAGCAAAGGCGATCTGAACAGCTCTAACAACACCCGTGTGAAGTTAAAACTGGAAGATGGCAGCGTCTACCCTGTTGAAGGTCGTCTAGCATTCTCTGATGCCAGTGTGAATCCTGAAACCGGTACTGTGACACTGCGTGCAGTATTCCCGAACAAAAATCATTTGTTGCTACCAGGGATGTTTGCCACTGCGCAAATCGTTCAGGGTGAAGTACCAAATGCTTACCTGATTCCTCAGGCGGCATTAACACGTACCCCTACTGGCCAGGCAGTTGCAATGCTTGTGAATGCTAAAGGCCAAGTGGAAAGCCGTAATGTAACTACGGTTGGCTCTCAAGGTCAAAACTGGATCGTGACTGAAGGTCTGAATCCGGGCGACAAAGTGATTGTAGATGGTATTGCGAAAGTAAAACCTGAACAACAAGTCGTGGCTAAACCATACCAGCCTCAAGCTGCTGCACCGCAGGGTGCTGCACAACCTGCTGCCCAACAACCTGGCGCAGCGAAAAAAGCGGATGATGCAAAAGAACAATCTGAACAAAAACCTGCTGCTAAAGCATAA